In Aspergillus nidulans FGSC A4 chromosome II, a single window of DNA contains:
- a CDS encoding uncharacterized protein (transcript_id=CADANIAT00005268), with protein sequence MADRALDGKAGSGRKRRLPAFLDHFSARELKIFFRCWVAVWVASLLIFIDPVATDFGQATFFACMVLFFLPPAGVLFVYILGALSLFVGICLAWAWGVIAMKAALAARPGAETQARVGALQQAAAAEAQETGASASSIAQRLVYNGWMLDARVTVIFYCMLCLFIYFMARLRAANPKATLTSIFGIIIIDMFLCYGPILTSFNGTLPLPLVKPSATAVGLGAVCSIIFFPRSTSDIILEDMQGLLELLKSSLQLSYSALGRSSDQLGPQQLQKWRMKIIAHYRTLEPSFGFLPLDFHIGSWGAEVVTTFREPVRHLVAAILTLSEFHKETVEKRIQTQELELKDPSIHQHEDGTDEKKDRKVGAHHRSQLAELIQGLQYTQHHSIPEDVASEFISLSSNAMEACLDGLSVIGECLQFVDRQRWYHKAPSAAHEELQERTKTVLERLLQTRAAFLADMTESLVRAYGPILDKPDHHNHANQADQLAGIIICMNFQEHMANTMDKTGALLSSMSSALPKASRTRFYVPTSLKYAGRWLVGKKDKAPVMAPTNDDSPAQDPAGDATQTAQEKLRVRRGYRPRTRHPLGKAILGTYHWLTCDEGLFALRMVVVTIAVSIAAVLPNTAGFFYRERGLWALIMSQTGLLVYMADFTFAVLTRLIGTVAGGVLGLLAWYIGSGHGPGNPYGLSAALAVLLAIFLWVRLYLPPVFLQGGIMSAATFLLVVAYSYVDTHNPAYGNPGVGYQVFWRRLLLVLIGVAAAIIVQILPRPPSAARHVCSSLSRSLRTLSDHYALLLSCWGRVGDEGRAITEPIWLELTESLVLLEGPIFNLRFEFSSSRFDSESLGQVKQICHTINGLLARLLVASASLPQAYKDRLSNHMGMLDHRRIGEIMAVLGVAEQSLRTGDAPPEILPTPLVRRALEHWQTQTLLDEYAVLDAEMIRDENYRSYCVALAAYISFLGKIDELVLVVKGVLGEAHLV encoded by the exons ATGGCCGACCGCGCCTTGGACGGAAAGGCCGGGTCTGGTCGCAAACGGCGTCTGCCCGCCTTTCTAGACCATTTCAGCGCGCGCGAGCTCAAGATCTTCTTTCGCTGCTGGGTGGCCGTTTGGGTCgcctctctgttgatcttCATCGATCCCGTCGCGACTGATTTTGGCCAGGCCACGTTCTTTGCTTG CATggtccttttcttcctccctcccGCCGGTGTCCTCTTCGTGTATATCCTCGGAGCGCTCTCGTTGTTCGTCGGAATATGTCTTGCATGGGCATGGGGCGTAATCGCGATGAAGGCGGCGCTGGCCGCCAGACCGGGGGCAGAGACGCAGGCAAGAGTAGGGGCGCTTCAGCAGGCTGCCGCAGCTGAAGCGCAGGAGACCGGCGCCTCAGCGAGCAGTATCGCTCAGCGCTTAGTGTATAATGGGTGGATGTTGGATGCGCGGGTTACTGTGATCTTCTACTGTATGCTATGCCTCTTTATCTACTTCATG GCGCGACTGCGAGCAGCCAACCCCAAGGCTACTCTGACCTCCATCTTTGGGATCATTATTATTGATATGTTTCTTTGCTACGGCCCCATTCTAACTTCCTTCAACGGGACCCTGCCGCTACCACTGGTGAAACCGTCCGCCACAGCCGTAGGGCTGGGTGCCGTCTGTTCTATCATATTCTTTCCCCGTTCCACCTCAGACATTATCCTAGAGGATATGCAGGGActgcttgagcttctgaaATCCTCACTGCAGCTCTCTTACTCCGCCCTGGGCAGGTCCTCCGACCAGCTTGGCCCGCAACAGCTTCAAAAATGGCGAATGAAGATTATTGCCCACTACCGGACCCTGGAGCCCTCGTTTGGGTTCTTGCCGCTTGATTTCCATATCGGTAGCTGGGGCGCAGAGGTAGTCACCACGTTCCGAGAGCCGGTCCGCCATCTCGTCGCTGCCATCTTGACACTGTCGGAATTCCACAAGGAGACCGTCGAGAAACGGATTCAGACCCAGGAGCTCGAGCTGAAGGACCCGTCGATTCACCAGCATGAGGACGGTAcggatgagaagaaggaccgGAAGGTGGGCGCACACCACCGCTCGCAGCTCGCAGAGCTCATCCAGGGTTTGCAATACACCCAACACCACTCGATCCCGGAAGACGTTGCCAGCGAGTTTATCAGCCTGAGCAGCAATGCGATGGAAGCTTGCCTGGACGGACTGAGCGTTATTGGCGAATGCCTTCAGTTTGTCGACCGCCAACGCTGGTACCATAAGGCCCCCTCTGCAGCACATGAGGAGCTGCAAGAGCGTACCAAGACAGTGCTCGAAAGACTACTCCAAACGAGAGCGGCCTTTTTGGCCGACATGACTGAATCCCTCGTCAGGGCGTATGGGCCGATCCTCGACAAGCCAGACCACCACAACCACGCAAACCAGGCGGACCAGCTGGCAGGGATTATCATCTGCATGAACTTCCAAGAGCACATGGCGAACACAATGGATAAAACGGGAGCTCTGTTGTCAAGTATGTCGAGCGCTCTTCCCAAAGCATCTCGAACGCGGTTCTATGTACCGACGAGCCTGAAGTATGCGGGCCGATGGctggttgggaagaaggacaaggctCCCGTCATGGCACCTACAAACGACGATAGCCCTGCCCAGGATCCGGCTGGGGATGCCACACAGACTGCGCAGGAGAAACTGCGTGTCCGCCGCGGATACCGGCCCCGGACACGTCATCCCTTGGGCAAGGCGATCCTTGGGACTTACCACTGGCTGACGTGTGATGAGGGCTTGTTTGCACTGCGCATGGTGGTGGTCACTATCGccgtctccatcgccgcCGTTCTTCCAAACACTGCTGGGTTCTTCTACCGCGAAAGGGGCCTCTGGGCTTTGATAATGTCGCAGACAGGTCTGTTGGTGTATATGGCCGACTTCACCTTCGCCGTGCTCACCAGACTGATCGGCACCGTCGCTGGAGGAGTCCTGGGGTTGCTCGCTTGGTACATCGGTTCTGGCCATGGGCCAGGCAATCCGTACGGCTTGTCGGCAGCCCTGGCTGTCTTGCTGGCGATTTTCCTCTGGGTGCGGCTCTACCTCCCGCCAGTGTTCCTTCAAGGGGGGATTATGAGTGCTGCAACGTTTCTCTTAGTGGTGGCCTACAGCTACGTTGATAC ACACAACCCTGCGTATGGCAACCCTGGCGTCGGGTACCAGGTCTTCTGGCGACGTCTCCTCCTCGTGCTGATAGGAGTTGCAGCAGCGATCATCGTCCAGATACTGCCTCGTCCCCCATCAGCAGCACGGCACGTTTGCAGCTCGCTTTCACGTTCTCTTCGCACTCTATCAGATCACTACgccctcctcctctcctgctGGGGTCGTGTCGGCGACGAGGGCAGAGCTATTACCGAGCCTATCTGGCTCGAACTCACCGAGTCACTGGTGCTGCTCGAAGGGCCAATATTCAATCTCCGTTTTGAGTTTTCCAGTTCTCGCTTCGACTCTGAGAGCCTCGGCCAAGTCAAACAAATCTGCCACACTATCAACGGTCTCCTCGCTCGACTGCTTGTTGCATCGGCGTCCCTCCCACAAGCCTACAAAGACCGTCTCTCCAACCACATGGGTATGCTCGACCATCGCCGTATCGGCGAAATCATGGCTGTGCTCGGCGTAGCCGAGCAGTCACTTCGCACCGGTGACGCGCCCCCCGAGATCCTCCCAACACCACTGGTCCGACGCGCGCTGGAGCACTGGCAGACGCAGACACTTCTGGATGAGTACGCTGTATTGGATGCGGAGATGATCCGTGATGAGAACTACCGGAGCTACTGCGTTGCATTGGCGGCGTACATTTCGTTCTTAGGCAAAATCGATGAGTTGGTCTTGGTGGTTAAGGGAGTGCTGGGGGAGGCCCATTTA GTTTAG
- a CDS encoding flavin-containing monooxygenase (transcript_id=CADANIAT00005269), which translates to MGSFQKDKTFHCDVIIVGAGFSGVYGLHRFRQLGLNVKVFEAGADLGGVWYWNRYPGLRVDSEWPYYQLGIPEVWKDFYFTERFPKGEEIRSYFDHADKVLNLKKDIQFNARVNSATWDETRLQWTVTTEAGHTATAQYLCLFTGVLHRQYIPGFPDLGEYEGQVFHSAAWPEGVDVTGKRVAVIGAGATGVQLVQELSKRASHLTLFLRRPPICFPMRNRPIMPAEEECWKPYYELLFDASRKSPIGFPVSRPTKGIYDVSESERNEYYEKLWKTGGFHFGAGNYPQIRVDKNASRMAYAFWAKKTRVRIKDPIKRDLMVPLDPPFWILTRRSPLEIDYYESLDQDHVEIVSLAQAPIQKFTERGIQTADGKHREFDNIVCATGFESFTGSVATMNIQSKDGVYIKDIWAKGIRTYLGILVHGFPNCFLSYSPQAPTVIANGPTVLQCQIDFIVDAIAKMRAENLERIEATAEAEEGWRQMILEVGSKTLAAETDSWWTAANVPGQPRQFLTYVKGIGNYETECRATLDGWKGFDVRERPNCGKDGVDSKATD; encoded by the exons ATGGGCTCCTTCCAGAAGGATAAAACGTTCCACTGTGACGTGATTATTGTCGGCGCCGGGTTCAGCGGCGTATATGGACTTCATAGATTTCGTCAGCTGGGCCTCAATGTGAAGGTATTCGAGGCTGGGGCTGACCTGGGAGGTGTATGGTACTGGAACCGCTACCCTGGACTCCGTGTTGACTCAGAATGGCCTTATTATCAGTTGGGCATCCCCGAGGTATGGAAAGACTTCTACTTCACCGAACGATTTCCgaagggcgaggagatcaGAAGTTACTTTGACCACGCCGATAAGGTGCTCAATCTGAAGAAAGACATCCAATTCAATGCCCGTGTCAATTCCGCAACCTGGGACGAGACCCGGCTGCAGTGGACCGTGACCACTGAGGCTGGGCACACTGCCACTGCGCAGTATCTGTGCCTCTTCACCGGCGTCCTTCACCGACAATATATCCCGGGATTTCCTGACCTTGGAGAATACGAGGGCCAGGTCTTCCACTCGGCAGCCTGGCCCGAAGGTGTCGATGTGACCGGCAAACGGGTTGCGGTGATTGGAGCCGGAGCCACAGGAGTTCAATTGGTACAGGAGTTATCCAAGAGAGCCAGCCATCTTACGCTATTCCTGCGCCGGCCTCCGATCTGCTTCCCAATGAGGAACCGGCCAATAATGCCAGCGGAAGAGGAGTGCTGGAAACCCTACTATGAGCTTCTCTTCGATGCCAGCAGGAAGTCGCCCATCGGGTTCCCCGTCTCTCGGCCTACGAAGGGTATATACGATGTGTCAGAGAGCGAGCGGAATGAGTACTATGAGAAGCTATGGAAAACCGGCGGTTTCCATTTCGGAGCTGGGAACTACCCTCAAATTCGCGTCGACAAGAACGCATCACGCATGGCTTATGCCTTCTGGGCAAAGAAGACCCGCGTACGGATTAAAGACCCGATTAAACGCGACTTGATGGTACCTCTCGATCCGCCTTTCTGGATACTGACGCGACGGTCGCCGCTAGAGATTGACTATTACGAGTCGCTGGATCAGGATCATGTTGAGATCGTTTCGCTGGCCCAGGCGCCGATCCAGAAGTTTACTGAACGCGGTATACAGACTGCAGACGGGAAGCACAGGGAGTTTGACAACATCGTCTGCGCGACTGGCTTTGAGAGCTTCACGGGGTC GGTCGCGACGATGAATATCCAAAGCAAGGATGGTGTTTATATCAAGGACATTTGGGCGAAGGGGATCCGAACCTATCTCGGGATCCTGGTTCATGGGTTTCCGAACTGCTTCTTAAGCTACAGCCCCCAAG CACCGACGGTGATCGCGAACGGACCCACGGTCCTCCAGTGTCAGATAGACTTCATCGTCGATGCGATCGCTAAAATGAGAGCGGAGAACCTTGAACGCATTGAGGCTAcggctgaagcagaagagggcTGGAGACAAATGATCCTTGAAGTAGGAAGCAAGACGCTGGCCGCGGAAACGGACTCGTGGTGGACGGCGGCCAATGTGCCCGGCCAGCCACGACAGTTCCTGACTTACGTCAAAGGTATTGGGAACTATGAGACGGAATGCCGGGCCACGCTTGACGGCTGGAAGGGGTTTGATGTGAGGGAGCGGCCTAACTGTGGCAAGGATGGTGTCGATTC CAAAGCCACGGACTAA
- a CDS encoding glutathione S-transferase family protein (transcript_id=CADANIAT00005270): MTANSQIILFHYPHSPFSARVLYYLALRGIPYDQCIQPQILPRPDLARLGIRYRRIPLLSIGRDVYLDSPLILRTLERAAGAQPSFASTATLEQRALEQLLAKFALDTSLFKNIVQVLLPQTPLIHNQAFMKDRVDMMGGGPEFDFGNFVLATRPDAIVEVKNAVEMLETTLLADGRQWLAGTAVPSLADIEMVWPLHWLFSTPGALPEEHISPRQFPKVFAWVDRFEAAVGQARKALRAPEALSGERVAEILKMAAADEAGDLVDPSDPLVQARGLQKGQLVQLWPADTGSRHKTVGRLIGLTDKEITIETTEGEVSVRVHAPRHGFHVAPLASEKANLS, encoded by the exons ATGACTGCCAACTCTCAGATTATCCTGTTCCACTATCCTCACTCCCCATTTTCGGCCCGGGTCCTCTATTATCTTGCCCTACGAGGTATCCCCTACGACCAATGC ATCCAACCGCAGATTCTACCGCGCCCAGACCTTGCGCGTTTAGGGATCCGGTACCGCCGTATCCCGCTGCTCTCTATAGGTCGTGATGTCTACCTCGACTCGCCCCTGATCCTGCGAACGCTTGAGCGGGCCGCTGGCGCGCAGCCGTCGTTCGCCTCGACCGCGACACTTGAACAACGAGCCTTGGAACAGTTGCTGGCAAAATTCGCTCTGGACACCAGTCTCTTCAAGAATATTgtccaggttcttcttccccaAACACCGCTGATCCACAACCAAGCGTTTATGAAAGATCGTGTGGATATGATGGGCGGCGGGCCTGAGTTTGATTTCGGCAACTTTGTACTGGCCACTCGACCGGACGCTATAGTTGAGGTGAAGAACGCTGTGGAGATGTTGGAAACTACACTACTTGCGGACGGGAGGCAGTGGCTCGCGGGCACTGCCGTGCCCAGCCTGGCTGACATCGAGATGGTGTGGCCGTTGCACTGGCTCTTCTCGACGCCAGGCGCACTCCCAGAAGAACACATCTCACCACGCCAGTTCCCCAAGGTATTTGCCTGGGTTGACAGATTTGAAGCAGCTGTGGGCCAAGCCCGGAAAGCTCTGCGTGCCCCGGAGGCGCTTTCTGGCGAGCGAGTTGCAGAAATATTGAAAATGGCCgcggcggacgaggcggGAGATCTGGTGGATCCAAGCGACCCCTTGGTTCAGGCACGCGGTCTTCAGAAGGGACAGCTGGTGCAGTTGTGGCCTGCTGATACTGGATCGAGACACAAAACCGTAGGCAGACTTATCGGTCTGACGGACAAGGAGATCACGATTGAGACAACCGAGGGAGAAGTATCGGTTCGGGTCCATGCCCCAAGGCACGGTTTCCATGTCGCTCCGCTTGCATCGGAGAAGGCAAATCTTAGTTAA